The genome window CTTTTTCAATGATTAAGCCTGATGCTATCAAGAGGAATAAAATAGGACAAGTTAATACTTATTTAGAAAATGCAGGCTTAAAGATAGTAGCTCAGAAAATGAAATTTTTAACTAAATATGAAGCTGAATGTTTCTATGACGAACATAGAGCAAGACCGTTTTTTAATAGCTTAGTTGAATATATTACTTCAGGAGCGGTAGTACTTCAAGTTCTTAAGGGGGAAGATGCTATAATTTTAAACCGTACCATTATGGGGGCAACTAATCCTGATGAAGCTGAAGCGGGAACCATTAGAAAGGATTTAGGAGAATCAATTGAGGCTAATAGTATTCATGGTTCAGATAGTGAAAACAGTGCAAAAAGAGAAATCGAATTTTTCTTTAACAAATCTGAAATTATAGAATAATTAATGCTAAAATATGACGTAATAGTTATAGGCGGTGGACATGCAGGCGTAGAAGCAGCCGCCGCTTCTGCACGTCTTGGAGCTTCTACTCTCCTAATTACGTTAAAACCGGAAAATTTAGGCGAAATGTCTTGCAATCCAGCAATCGG of Rickettsia tillamookensis contains these proteins:
- the ndk gene encoding nucleoside-diphosphate kinase — its product is MTIQYTFSMIKPDAIKRNKIGQVNTYLENAGLKIVAQKMKFLTKYEAECFYDEHRARPFFNSLVEYITSGAVVLQVLKGEDAIILNRTIMGATNPDEAEAGTIRKDLGESIEANSIHGSDSENSAKREIEFFFNKSEIIE